A section of the Candidatus Omnitrophota bacterium genome encodes:
- the rpmF gene encoding 50S ribosomal protein L32, giving the protein MALPKRRFSRSRSLKKRAHKKLANLKLSICLHCKSKKIPHTICPVCGFYKGKQVIEIKKKEKKEKKR; this is encoded by the coding sequence ATGGCGTTACCAAAAAGAAGATTTTCGCGTTCTCGAAGTTTAAAGAAAAGGGCTCATAAGAAGCTTGCTAATTTAAAACTTTCAATATGTCTTCACTGTAAATCTAAGAAAATACCGCATACGATCTGTCCTGTTTGCGGATTTTATAAAGGCAAGCAGGTTATCGAGATCAAAAAGAAAGAAAAGAAAGAGAAGAAGAGGTAG
- a CDS encoding DUF177 domain-containing protein: MKIALRDIPDTGTLNLVHTFGLNELDLCTDSTLLSEPVNINVKISKGINIVIVDAQIRGAMQFDCARCLKAFKWPFDKSARFDYQVQPNDSYIIVDDNLREEIVLDFPVKPLCKSDCRGLCPNCGEDLNLALCKCKK, from the coding sequence ATGAAAATAGCTCTTAGGGATATTCCTGATACAGGTACATTGAATCTTGTACATACATTTGGCTTGAATGAACTTGATTTGTGTACAGATTCTACTTTGTTATCTGAGCCGGTGAATATAAATGTCAAGATATCCAAAGGTATAAATATTGTTATAGTTGATGCTCAGATTCGCGGTGCAATGCAGTTTGATTGTGCACGCTGTCTAAAGGCCTTTAAATGGCCATTTGATAAAAGTGCGAGATTTGATTACCAAGTGCAGCCCAACGATTCATATATAATAGTTGATGATAATTTGAGAGAAGAGATTGTATTAGATTTTCCAGTTAAGCCGCTTTGTAAAAGCGATTGCCGTGGCCTGTGTCCAAATTGCGGCGAAGATTTGAATCTTGCACTCTGCAAGTGCAAAAAGTAG